From Rahnella aceris, a single genomic window includes:
- a CDS encoding type II toxin-antitoxin system HipA family toxin, which translates to MEKLVESVEALALYLDEQCVGVLAHYAGSRNILSFAPEYLELPISQRPVFTLTQKVRAEYLNKPLISFHKLPPVLSNLLSEGALREWMALTLKVHHDDEFPLLAYAGNNLPGGITAVPLKGGEIPGWALTSRGDKLEAVQIDVLHSTDKFSLAGVQMKFSALRQDGRFNVSTAVGGDSWIIKTPSTAHRAVPENEFSAMKLAQVIGVNIPEIKLVELRNLVNLPDIPLPDEPYAYAIRRFDRTDEGRVHTEDFAQIFQVYARNKYKGYSYDDIGRALYRVGAGGIIDIQQMARRMLANILVANGDAHLKNWTVIYPNRVDAVLSPAYDIVSTKPYVKRDDGVALNMAKEKRWSVINMQTFKRWAERIGVPWSAVEVHLDEAIEIARKCWPDLLTELPMLEEHKIVLQEHWAALSTDFRF; encoded by the coding sequence ATGGAGAAGCTGGTGGAGTCAGTCGAGGCTTTAGCACTGTATCTTGATGAGCAGTGTGTAGGGGTTTTAGCACATTATGCGGGCAGCCGAAATATCCTATCTTTTGCCCCGGAGTATCTTGAACTACCCATCAGTCAGCGTCCCGTTTTTACATTGACGCAAAAAGTGCGGGCAGAATATCTCAATAAGCCGCTTATCAGTTTTCACAAGCTTCCCCCGGTTCTTTCAAATTTGTTGTCAGAAGGCGCATTGCGAGAATGGATGGCGTTGACGTTGAAAGTCCATCATGACGATGAGTTCCCATTACTGGCCTATGCCGGTAATAACCTGCCCGGTGGGATAACCGCCGTGCCACTTAAGGGGGGCGAAATACCTGGCTGGGCGCTGACATCTCGTGGCGACAAACTGGAAGCCGTTCAAATTGATGTTTTGCATAGCACCGACAAATTTTCTCTGGCAGGTGTTCAGATGAAGTTCTCTGCATTACGACAAGATGGCCGTTTCAACGTGAGTACGGCTGTCGGGGGAGACAGTTGGATTATCAAAACTCCGTCAACGGCACATCGTGCAGTGCCTGAGAATGAATTTAGTGCGATGAAATTAGCGCAGGTAATCGGTGTCAATATCCCTGAGATTAAGCTTGTCGAGCTCCGAAATTTGGTCAATTTACCTGATATCCCTTTACCTGATGAGCCTTATGCTTACGCGATTCGTCGCTTTGACCGCACGGACGAAGGGCGCGTGCATACTGAGGATTTTGCACAGATTTTTCAGGTTTATGCGCGGAATAAATATAAGGGCTATAGCTACGACGATATTGGTCGTGCTCTTTATAGAGTCGGTGCAGGAGGAATCATCGATATTCAGCAGATGGCGCGCCGGATGTTGGCGAACATTTTAGTGGCGAATGGGGATGCCCATCTAAAAAACTGGACGGTGATCTACCCCAATCGAGTGGACGCTGTCCTTTCACCTGCCTATGACATTGTTTCTACCAAACCCTACGTTAAGAGGGACGATGGTGTGGCTTTGAATATGGCAAAAGAAAAACGATGGAGTGTGATTAATATGCAGACCTTCAAGCGCTGGGCTGAAAGAATTGGTGTACCATGGTCTGCCGTTGAAGTGCATCTTGATGAAGCCATTGAAATTGCGCGTAAATGCTGGCCAGATTTGCTTACGGAGTTACCGATGCTTGAAGAACATAAAATAGTTCTGCAAGAACACTGGGCCGCACTTTCAACCGACTTCCGTTTCTAA
- a CDS encoding helix-turn-helix domain-containing protein, with protein MRTLNELPTLLKQRRRQLGLSQQDMRMRTGMTQQQYQKIEAGADPRLSTLLRILEGMELELMLVPRQRVQEIKELLDSTISNGNRPSEPEPESLNNDWDDILSDLKE; from the coding sequence ATGAGAACTCTCAATGAATTGCCGACCTTATTAAAACAAAGGCGCCGGCAGTTAGGGCTGAGCCAACAAGATATGCGTATGAGAACGGGTATGACTCAGCAGCAGTATCAGAAAATTGAAGCGGGTGCGGATCCCCGTCTTTCAACGTTACTGAGGATCCTGGAAGGCATGGAGCTGGAACTCATGTTGGTGCCGCGTCAGCGTGTACAAGAGATTAAAGAGCTGCTTGATTCGACAATTAGTAACGGTAACCGCCCATCTGAGCCGGAGCCAGAGAGTCTTAACAATGATTGGGATGACATCTTAAGTGATTTAAAGGAGTAA
- the rimI gene encoding ribosomal protein S18-alanine N-acetyltransferase, with protein MNNISILTPADLPRAFAIEQASHAFPWTENTLASNQGERYLNLKIMQGEVMAGFAITQIVLDEATLFNIAIDPAFQRQGLGRTLLEEVIQQLEQKDVFTLWLEVRASNAKAIALYESLGFNELSIRRNYYPAAQGREDAIMMALPLG; from the coding sequence ATGAACAACATTTCTATCCTGACGCCCGCTGATCTTCCCCGCGCATTCGCCATCGAACAAGCCAGTCATGCCTTTCCGTGGACTGAAAATACGCTTGCCAGCAATCAGGGCGAACGCTATCTGAATCTCAAAATCATGCAGGGCGAAGTGATGGCTGGTTTTGCGATCACTCAAATTGTTCTCGACGAAGCCACACTGTTTAATATCGCTATCGATCCGGCTTTTCAGCGTCAGGGCTTAGGCCGTACGTTGCTGGAAGAAGTGATACAACAACTTGAACAGAAAGATGTTTTTACATTATGGCTTGAAGTTCGTGCCTCCAACGCCAAAGCGATCGCGCTCTATGAAAGCCTCGGTTTTAATGAACTTTCCATTCGCCGTAATTACTATCCCGCCGCACAAGGCCGCGAAGATGCCATCATGATGGCGCTGCCGCTGGGGTGA
- a CDS encoding DNA polymerase III subunit psi, with protein MASRRDTLLQQLGITQWTLRRPAVLQGEVAVSLPAGTKLLIVAAVPPAEDDPLVSDVLRSLTLKESEVYRLTPEQVTMLPEDTRCNIWRLGVSEPLTLTGPQLSTPALAELYQDAGAKRALWQQICENEQHFYPDAR; from the coding sequence ATGGCATCCAGACGAGATACATTATTACAACAGCTGGGCATTACCCAGTGGACGCTGCGCCGGCCTGCTGTATTACAAGGCGAAGTGGCAGTCAGTCTGCCCGCGGGAACTAAATTGCTGATCGTCGCCGCCGTTCCGCCAGCAGAAGATGATCCGCTGGTCAGCGATGTTTTGCGCAGCCTGACGCTAAAAGAATCAGAAGTTTACCGCCTGACGCCTGAACAGGTCACTATGTTACCTGAAGATACCCGCTGCAATATCTGGCGACTGGGGGTAAGCGAACCGCTGACTCTCACTGGCCCGCAGCTCTCCACTCCGGCCCTGGCCGAACTCTATCAAGACGCCGGCGCCAAACGCGCGCTCTGGCAGCAGATCTGTGAAAATGAACAACATTTCTATCCTGACGCCCGCTGA
- the rsmC gene encoding 16S rRNA (guanine(1207)-N(2))-methyltransferase RsmC, whose amino-acid sequence MSALTPASEVILRHSEEFEGRRVLFAGDLQDSLPAEIDAEEVRVHTNMYHHWQMLSKALGDNVQFGLVADAEFIAPCDVLVYYWPKSKLEAKFQLFNLLSHLPVGIDVFVIGENRSGVRSGETTLEGLCELSKVDSARRCGLYHGRLEKQPEFDADGWWDQYMVEEVTIKTLPGVFSREGLDSGSLLLINSFEEPVKGKVLDVACGAGVLASVLAMYSPKMKITLSDVSAAAIEASRATLAANDLPGEVIASNVYSDIAGRFDMIISNPPFHEGLQTSLTAAEQLIRGAVSHLNIGGELRIVANAFLPYAALLDDAFGSHEVLAQNGRFKVYRAVRGRPPRDLKKKKR is encoded by the coding sequence ATGTCTGCATTAACTCCGGCCAGTGAAGTCATACTGCGCCATAGCGAAGAATTTGAAGGCCGCCGCGTCCTGTTCGCCGGTGACTTACAAGACAGCCTGCCAGCTGAAATTGACGCCGAAGAAGTTCGCGTCCACACCAATATGTATCACCACTGGCAGATGCTCAGCAAAGCGCTGGGAGATAACGTTCAGTTTGGCTTAGTTGCTGATGCTGAATTCATCGCGCCGTGTGATGTGCTCGTCTATTACTGGCCAAAGAGCAAACTGGAAGCGAAATTCCAGCTGTTCAACTTACTGTCACACTTACCGGTCGGCATTGATGTGTTTGTCATCGGTGAAAACCGCAGTGGCGTTCGCAGCGGGGAAACCACGCTGGAAGGCCTGTGCGAACTGAGTAAAGTCGACAGTGCACGTCGTTGCGGTTTGTACCATGGCCGTCTGGAAAAGCAGCCTGAGTTTGATGCTGACGGCTGGTGGGATCAGTACATGGTCGAAGAAGTGACCATAAAAACCCTGCCAGGCGTATTCAGCCGTGAAGGTCTGGACAGCGGAAGCCTGTTGCTGATCAACAGTTTCGAAGAGCCGGTTAAAGGTAAAGTGCTGGATGTTGCCTGTGGTGCCGGGGTACTGGCCTCGGTACTGGCCATGTACTCGCCGAAGATGAAAATCACGCTAAGTGATGTGAGTGCGGCCGCTATCGAAGCCAGCCGCGCCACACTGGCGGCAAACGATCTGCCGGGCGAAGTCATTGCCAGCAATGTCTATTCCGACATTGCCGGGCGTTTCGATATGATCATCTCCAACCCGCCATTCCATGAAGGTCTGCAAACCAGTCTGACAGCGGCGGAGCAGTTGATCCGTGGTGCGGTAAGCCATCTGAACATCGGCGGCGAACTGCGCATTGTGGCGAACGCCTTCCTGCCTTATGCCGCCCTGCTTGATGACGCCTTTGGCAGCCACGAAGTGCTGGCACAAAACGGCCGCTTCAAAGTGTACCGGGCCGTACGTGGACGTCCGCCGCGCGATCTGAAAAAGAAAAAACGTTAA
- a CDS encoding aldo/keto reductase, which yields MKQRQLGKKGPMVSALGLGCMGMSDFYTTGLDDKESMATLERALELGVTMLDTADMYGPHTNEELLGRFLKGRRNQVFLATKFGIVRDPSHPQVRGTNGHPDYVRKSVEGSLKRLGTDVIDLYYQHRPDPTVPVEETIGALSDLVREGKIRYIGLSEVPVSILERAHKVHPVTALQTEYSLWSRDVEADILPACERLGIGFVPYSPLGRGFLTGQIRSVDDLDLDDYRRDSPRFQGDNFAKNLQLAEKISELAQEKGVKPSQLALAWVLSQSDNIVPIPGTKHRHYLEENIAALDVSLSEAEIAAIEAVFPFRVAAGDRYNAELMRFLNV from the coding sequence ATGAAACAACGTCAGCTGGGTAAAAAGGGTCCGATGGTGTCAGCGCTGGGGCTAGGTTGCATGGGCATGAGCGACTTCTATACCACCGGTCTGGATGATAAAGAATCGATGGCAACGCTGGAGCGTGCGCTGGAACTGGGCGTCACGATGCTGGATACCGCCGACATGTATGGCCCGCATACCAATGAAGAACTGCTGGGGCGTTTCCTGAAAGGGCGTCGCAATCAGGTTTTTTTAGCCACCAAATTCGGTATTGTGCGTGATCCGTCCCATCCGCAGGTGCGGGGTACAAACGGCCATCCGGACTATGTCCGCAAATCGGTAGAAGGCAGCCTGAAGCGTCTGGGGACCGACGTTATCGACCTCTATTATCAGCACCGTCCGGATCCGACGGTGCCGGTCGAAGAAACCATCGGCGCGCTCTCCGATCTGGTGCGGGAAGGCAAGATCCGTTATATCGGGCTGAGCGAAGTGCCTGTGAGCATTCTGGAACGGGCGCATAAAGTGCATCCGGTCACCGCGCTGCAAACCGAATATTCGCTCTGGTCACGTGATGTGGAAGCCGATATTTTACCGGCGTGTGAGCGTCTGGGGATTGGTTTTGTGCCTTACAGCCCGCTGGGTCGGGGTTTTCTGACCGGACAAATCCGTTCAGTGGACGATCTGGATTTGGATGATTACCGCCGCGACAGCCCGCGTTTTCAGGGGGACAACTTCGCGAAAAATCTGCAACTGGCGGAGAAAATCAGTGAACTGGCGCAGGAGAAAGGGGTGAAACCCTCGCAGCTGGCGCTGGCGTGGGTATTATCGCAAAGCGATAACATAGTGCCGATCCCTGGCACCAAACATCGTCATTATCTTGAGGAAAACATCGCCGCGCTTGATGTCTCCCTGAGTGAAGCCGAAATCGCGGCGATCGAAGCAGTGTTTCCTTTCCGCGTGGCAGCGGGTGATCGCTACAACGCGGAACTGATGCGTTTCCTCAACGTCTGA